One genomic region from Rutidosis leptorrhynchoides isolate AG116_Rl617_1_P2 unplaced genomic scaffold, CSIRO_AGI_Rlap_v1 contig53, whole genome shotgun sequence encodes:
- the LOC139884284 gene encoding N6-adenosine-methyltransferase non-catalytic subunit MTB-like, which yields MGDSPDCSRSYVKRDREDRLERGRDDEEWEASDERRHGSSKSKTRNNAEETEGQDSKARRRSSKDRGDNKRRSGGSSRADSDEDDYDARKGLRSKQGKRKHDESSLEKLSSWYQDGELQNRQDVENSGSRGHVRSDESDRRKNTSKGSEHESARSGSKRKEEKSYDGEKTLDRETRYSEKKESTREKVHGSSESAKNPRRRWDEADTNRKPDDNYYETFDLRNGINSDSKYESIRERSSRNEPIETEKASNSNNRDERSRIKGRPETLEEDDRGSPNDHEDRYGRGKSDKHKQRSSSGQDPTESQNRSRTPEKTGRRYQETDHIEMDYERSGEKDPDLREHRRRRQPNDKDSKDGDPSYDRGREWELPRRSRDRSDNDRLHLRPGNRKDGIRGEAVKTSSNFGISNENYDVIEIQTKPLNYGRGTSQRPDLLGSVPSSEDLNNFMDEGAFKGDLNAWRDETDYRAPRPGQSLGGAPQPPFGHDDMGSFGRGMKGNRPGRGGRGRPGGRDGQQVGPLLPILGPHFGPLGMPPLTPGMSPAPGPLISPGVLIPPFSPIVWPRGVDMNMFNSPNLSHVPPGPGGPRFPSNMGNPTNPSMFFNQSGPGREGPPSISGPAGSNASSQIGSGTHPDRTPGGWTPRNGPAGKAPSRGEQNDYSQNFVDTGMRPQNFIRELELTHVVEDYPKLRELIQKKDEIVANSASAPMYYKCDLREFELSPEFFGTKFDVILVDPPWEEYVHRAPGVTDHMESWTFEEIQNLKIEAIADTPSFIFLWVGDGVGLEQGRQCLKKWGFRRCEDICWVKTNKSTATPGLRHDSLTLFQHSKEHCLMGIKGTVRRSTDGHIIHANIDTDVIIAEEPPYGSTRKPEDMYRIIEHFSLGRRRLELFGEEHNIRSGWLTVGNELSSSNFDAKTYVRNFADKDGKVWQGGGGRNPPPDAPHLVVTTPDIEGLRPKSPMRNQQQMQEQSPSISLTSGNPNRRPSINELQNANINSFNQDVSGGSNPSTPAPWSMVREGTMPDLHVYGGQANGD from the exons ATGGGTGATTCCCCTGACTGTAGCCGGAGTTATGTGAAACGAGACAGGGAGGATAGGTTGGAAAGGGGTCGGGATGATGAAGAATGGGAGGCCAGTGATGAACGGAGGCATGGTTCTAGCAAGTCGAAAACTCGCAACAATGCAGAAGAGACTGAAGGGCAAGACAGTAAGGCTAGGAGGAGAAGCTCTAAAGATCGAGGTGATAACAAGAGGAGATCAGGTGGTTCAAGTAGAGCAGATAGTGacgaagacgattatgatgcgagaAAAGGGCTACGCTCTAAGCAGGGAAAGAGAAAGCATGATGAGAGCTCTTTGGAGAAACTAAGCAGTTGGTACCAGGATGGGGAATTGCAAAACAGGCAAGATGTAGAGAATTCGGGAAGTAGGGGGCACGTGAGGTCTGACGAAAGTGACAGAAGGAAAAACACATCTAAGGGTTCAGAGCATGAGAGCGCCCGGAGTGGAagtaaaagaaaagaagaaaaatcaTATGATGGGGAGAAGACACTGGATAGAGAGACAAGGTACTCTGAAAAGAAGGAGAGCACCAGAGAGAAAGTTCACGGTTCTTCTGAATCTGCAAAAAATCCAAGGAGAAGATGGGATGAGGCAGATACTAACAGGAAACCTGATGATAATTATTATGAAACATTTGATCTTAGAAATGGCATCAATTCTGATTCTAAGTATGAGAGCATAAGAGAGAGAAGCTCGAGAAATGAGCCCATCGAGACCGAAAAGGCCTCCAACTCTAACAACAGAGACGAGAGGAGTAGAATCAAAGGAAGGCCGGAAACCCTGGAAGAAGATGATAGGGGTAGCCCAAATGATCATGAAGACAGATATGGAAGGGGTAAGAGTGACAAACATAAACAGAGGTCGTCCAGTGGCCAAGACCCTACTGAAAGCCAGAATAGGTCCAGGACTCCTGAGAAAACCGGGAGACGTTACCAAGAAACAGACCACATCGAGATGGATTATGAAAGGAGTGGTGAAAAGGATCCAGATTTAAGAGAGCATCGGAGAAGAAGGCAGCCCAATGATAAAGATTCAAAAGATGGGGACCCCAGCTATGATCGAGGCCGTGAGTGGGAGTTGCCTAGGCGTAGCCGTGACAGGAGTGACAATGATAGGCTTCATCTACGGCCAGGTAACAGGAAGGATGGAATCAGGGGAGAAGCTGTAAAAACTTCATCGAACTTTGGAATCTCAAACGAGAACTACGATGTGATTGAAATCCAAACCAAGCCTCTTAATTACGGAAGAGGAACCAGTCAGCGACCTGATTTGTTAGGGTCTGTGCCATCAAGTGAAGATTTAAATAATTTTATGGATGAGGGCGCCTTCAAGGGGGATTTAAATGCGTGGAGGGATGAAACTGATTACCGAGCTCCTAGGCCTGGTCAAAGTTTAGGTGGTGCTCCACAGCCTCCATTTGGACATGATGATATGGGATCCTTTGGTAGAGGCATGAAGGGGAATAGGCCAGGAAGAGGAGGCAGGGGTAGGCCCGGTGGAAGAGACGGCCAACAGGTGGGACCTCTATTACCGATCTTGGGACCACACTTCGGGCCTCTAGGAATGCCGCCTCTTACTCCCGGCATGTCACCTGCCCCAGGTCCTCTGATTTCCCCTGGTGTTTTGATACCGCCATTTTCTCCAATTGTATGGCCTCGAGGTGTAGATATGAATATGTTTAATTCACCAAATCTCTCCCATGTCCCTCCAGGTCCTGGAGGGCCCAGATTTCCTTCTAACATGGGAAATCCTACAAATCCCAGCATGTTCTTTAATCAATCGGGCCCTGGAAGAGAAGGGCCTCCAAGCATCTCCGGGCCTGCCGGGAGCAACGCCTCGTCGCAGATAGGATCAGGAACACACCCTGATAGAACCCCTGGGGGCTGGACTCCTAGAAATGGACCTGCTGGTAAAGCTCCTTCTAGGGGAGAGCAGAATGATTACTCTCAAAACTTTGTTGACACTGGAATGAGGCCTCAGAATTTCATCAGAGAGTTGGAGCTTACTCATGTTGTAGAGGATTACCCCAAGCTTAGGGAGCTTATACAGAAAAAGGACGAGATAGTTGCAAATTCTGCTTCGGCTCCTATGTATTACAAATGTGATCTCCGCGAATTTGAGCTTTCTCCTGAGTTCTTTGGGACCAAATTTGATGTTATCCTTGTTGACCCCCCATGGGAAGAGTATGTCCATCGAGCTCCTGGTGTTACTGACCATATGGAGTCCTGGACATTCGAAGAAATACAAAATCTCAAGATTGAG GCAATAGCAGACACTCCTTCATTTATCTTTCTTTGGGTGGGTGATGGTGTGGGGCTCGAACAGGGTCGTCAATGCCTGAAGAAG TGGGGATTTCGGAGGTGTGAGGATATATGTTGGGTTAAGACAAACAAGAGTACTGCAACTCCAGGCTTGAGACATGATTCTCTTACTTTGTTTCAGCACTCAAAG GAACACTGCTTGATGGGCATAAAAGGAACTGTTCGGCGAAGCACTGATGGCCACATAATTCATGCTAACATTGACACCGACGTGATTATAGCTGAGGAACCTCCATATG GGTCAACACGAAAGCCTGAAGATATGTATCGGATTATCGAGCATTTCTCACTTGGTCGTAGAAGGCTTGAGCTCTTTGGTGAAGAGCATAATATTCGCTCTGGTTGGCTTACTGTTGGTAACGAATTATCATCGTCAAATTTTGATGCCAAG ACATATGTAAGAAACTTTGCCGACAAGGACGGCAAAGTTTGGCAAGGAGGGGGAGGAAGGAACCCACCACCAGACGCGCCACATCTCGTTGTGACGACTCCCGATATCGAGGGCTTGCGTCCCAAGTCACCGATGAGAAACCAGCAACAAATGCAAGAGCAATCGCCATCGATTTCGTTGACATCCGGCAATCCGAACAGAAGGCCTTCCATCAATGAGCTGCAGAATGCAAACATTAATAGTTTTAATCAAGATGTTTCCGGTGGTTCGAACCCATCGACTCCGGCTCCATGGTCGATGGTTAGAGAAGGTACCATGCCTGATCTGCATGTATATGGTGGTCAAGCAAATGGAGACTAG
- the LOC139884285 gene encoding uncharacterized protein: MENPDSLMVRVLKAKYFKRTHFLRAHYGTAPSDIWRGLVDSTEVLLAGGRWRIGNGANVFVYKDRWIKNIPEFRIHYGMQGDMSLRVHSLFDYVTRKWKQEKLYDLFPVQVAEAISNTPIGRVGDNDKLIWCTATDGQYSIKSGYYVAKNMKIGTGQAETGIEFQHWGKLWKLQVTPAVTFFVWKLCKGLLGTRDNLNRRAWKIWCNRNRTIFESTCAVGKVAAEQIRWWMQENRLLSVSHIRQNYNKFGYIARDDRGNVIHAASGRLGPAEDVLQAEALPALRALSWAADMNVERVCLEGDYLILIKELQTRRRSSVSCGLLIKEIKELSRKFSLCSFQFVRREGNKAAHILAAVRSNLSLVCFTFNSLSCNIASQVHLDVI, from the exons ATGGAGAATCCTGACTCTTTGATGGTAAGGGTTCTGAAAGCTAAATATTTTAAAAGGACTCACTTTTTGAGAGCACATTATGGGACAGCGCCTTCGGATATTTGGCGGGGCTTGGTGGATTCAACAGAGGTTTTGTTGGCAGGGGGTCGATGGAGAATTGGAAATGGAGCTAATGTATTTGTGTATAAGGACAGATGGATTAAGAACATACCTGAGTTTAGGATTCATTACGGAATGCAAGGGGATATGTCTCTCCGAGTGCATAGTCTGTTTGATTATGTCACGAGGAAATGGAAACAGGAAAAATTATATGACTTGTTTCCTGTGCAGGTAGCGGAGGCAATATCAAACACCCCGATCGGTAGAGTTGGGGATAACGATAAACTAATTTGGTGTACTGCAACGGATGGGCAATACTCAATAAAGTCAGGTTACTATGTGGCCAAGAACATGAAGATAGGGACTGGGCAGGCTGAGACAGGCATAGAGTTTCAACACTGGGGAAAGTTATGGAAGCTGCAAGTGACTCCAGCTGTGACATTCTTTGTTTGGAAGCTGTGCAAAGGGCTGCTTGGTACTCGAGACAATCTCAATCGGCGAG CGTGGAAGATTTGGTGCAACAGGAACAGGACGATCTTTGAATCGACGTGTGCTGTAGGGAAGGTGGCAGCTGAACAGATCAGATGGTGGATGCAGGAAAACAGGCTGCTATCAGTGAGTCATATCAGACAG AACTACAACAAATTTGGTTACATAGCGAGGGATGATCGGGGGAACGTGATTCATGCTGCCTCAGGGAGATTAGGACCTGCTGAGGATGTATTACAGGCTGAAGCTTTGCCTGCACTTCGGGCACTCTCTTGGGCGGCAGACATGAACGTGGAACGCGTCTGTCTTGAAGGAGATTATTTGATCTTAATTAAGGAATTACAGACGAGGAGGAGGAGCTCGGTAAGCTGTGGTTTGCTGATTAAAGAGATTAAGGAATTATCTCGAAAGTTTAGTTTATGTTCTTTTCAGTTTGTGAGACGAGAGGGTAATAAAGCAGCTCACATTTTGGCTGCGGTTCGATCAAATTTGTCTCTAGTTTGCTTTACATTTAATTCACTGTCTTGTAACATTGCATCGCAAGTCCATTTGGACGTTATTTAA
- the LOC139884288 gene encoding strigolactones hydrolase CXE15-like, whose protein sequence is MSNPPPYEVDECRGVLRIYSDGSIWRSPNPSFNVPVNDDGSVLWKDVVFDPLHNLSLRLYKPATATSAVKLPIFYYIHGGGFCIGSRAWPNCQNYCFKLASELQAVIISPDYRLAPENRLPAAIEDGFMAVKWLQAQALSENPDTWLTDVADFGKVFISGDSAGGNIAHNLSVRLGAGSAELGPVQVRGYVLLAPFFGGTMLTKSEAEGPKDAFLNWELIDRFWRLSIPIGDTTDHPLVNPFGPDSLNLDPVALDPILVVCGGSDLLKDRADEYAKRLKDMGKEIQYVEYENQQHGFFTIDPNSEPSKNLMLVIRNFITKYLG, encoded by the exons ATGTCTAATCCTCCTCCATACGAGGTTGACGAATGCAGAGGAGTTCTTCGAATTTACAGTGACGGATCAATCTGGAGATCTCCTAATCCAAGTTTCAACGTCCCTGTTAACGACGACGGCTCTGTTTTATGGAAAGATGTCGTCTTTGACCCTCTCCATAACCTCAGTCTCCGCCTTTACAAGCCGGCGACGGCCACTTCCGCCGTTAAGCTACCGATATTTTATTACATTCACGGTGGCGGGTTTTGTATCGGTTCGCGGGCTTGGCCGAATTGCCAGAACTACTGCTTCAAGCTTGCTTCCGAGCTTCAAGCCGTGATCATTTCGCCTGATTATCGACTGGCGCCGGAGAATCGGCTGCCGGCGGCGATTGAAGATGGTTTCATGGCGGTGAAATGGCTTCAAGCTCAAGCCTTGTCGGAGAATCCAGATACTTGGCTGACTGATGTTGCTGATTTCGGGAAGGTGTTTATATCCGGTGACTCTGCTGGTGGGAATATAGCTCATAATTTATCGGTTCGACTCGGGGCTGGTTCGGCCGAATTGGGTCCGGTTCAGGTCAGGGGGTATGTGCTATTGGCGCCATTCTTTGGGGGCACAATGTTAACTAAATCGGAAGCTGAAGGACCAAAAGACGCTTTCCTGAATTGGGAACTCATCGACAG GTTTTGGAGGCTGTCAATACCTATTGGAGATACTACCGATCATCCATTAGTGAACCCATTCGGTCCAGACAGTCTAAACCTCGACCCGGTCGCTCTTGATCCAATTCTGGTTGTTTGTGGAGGCTCCGATCTGCTGAAAGACCGGGCAGATGAATACGCAAAGAGACTCAAAGATATGGGAAAAGAGATTCAATATGTTGAATATGAAAATCAGCAACATGGTTTCTTCACCATTGATCCAAACTCTGAACCATCAAAGAATTTGATGCTCGTCATTAGAAATTTCATTACCAAATATCTTGGCTAA
- the LOC139884289 gene encoding UDP-glycosyltransferase 708G1-like codes for MADSGSLSRPHIALFPNAGVGHLTPFLRLAALLIDQRCHVTLITVHPSISNAESRLVDHFLSAYPQVNGKRLHLLPFDPSTANSTDPFFLRWEATRRSISLLHPLLSSISPISAIVYDVTLTSPIIPILTQLSLPGYVLFTASARMLAFVASIFSNNENKLISSSGQVLKPTDLLEIPGLPPVTVSMIPQVLLNPKHIFTEIFRQDCPNLVKSSGILLNTLEKLEPETLHALNVSTTLPPVHAVGPLLPLGFEKSCQTRTFYNNNIDDDVTIISWLNDQGPESVVFVCFGSRTPMSRDQIREIAVGLASCGHKFLWVVKLKTIDREDDDDLDEVLGIELVKRIKESGGLVVKNWVHQNELLAHDSVGGFLSHGGWNSMIEAVVNGVRILVWPQLGDQAISGQVLETAGIGLWDRSWGWGMQNLVRGQEIAHKVKEMMDSELLRQAAKLLKEEAKKAAMESRTLKELVKRWS; via the coding sequence ATGGCAGATTCTGGCAGCCTCTCTCGGCCACACATAGCTTTGTTTCCTAACGCTGGCGTTGGCCATTTGACACCCTTCCTTAGACTCGCCGCCTTGCTAATCGATCAGCGATGCCATGTCACGCTCATCACTGTCCACCCTAGCATCTCCAACGCAGAATCTCGGCTAGTTGACCATTTCCTCTCTGCTTACCCTCAAGTCAACGGAAAACGGCTTCATCTCCTCCCGTTTGATCCATCCACCGCCAACTCCACCGACCCTTTCTTCCTCCGATGGGAAGCTACAAGGAGATCCATTAGTCTCCTCCATCCTCTCCTATCTTCCATATCACCGATCTCAGCAATCGTCTACGATGTAACTTTAACTTCTCCCATCATTCCTATCTTGACTCAGCTTTCTCTCCCTGGCTACGTCCTCTTCACAGCCTCGGCTCGAATGCTCGCTTTCGTAGCTTCAATTTTCTCAAATAATGAAAATAAGCTTATAAGTAGCTCCGGTCAGGTACTCAAACCAACTGACCTTCTAGAAATTCCAGGCCTACCACCTGTCACTGTATCAATGATTCCCCAGGTACTCCTAAACCCGAAACATATCTTCACCGAAATCTTTCGCCAAGACTGTCCGAATCTCGTGAAATCATCCGGGATTCTACTCAACACGCTCGAGAAGCTAGAGCCAGAGACACTACATGCACTTAACGTCTCTACAACTCTGCCACCTGTCCACGCAGTCGGACCTCTGCTACCCTTAGGTTTCGAGAAGAGCTGCCAAACTAgaactttttataataataatattgatgatgatgtaACGATCATCAGTTGGCTCAACGATCAGGGACCAGAGTCGGTGGTTTTCGTTTGTTTTGGGAGCAGAACTCCAATGTCAAGGGATCAGATAAGGGAAATCGCAGTTGGATTAGCCAGTTGTGGTCATAAATTCTTATGGGTTGTCAAGTTGAAGACAATCGAtagagaagatgatgatgatttagatgaGGTACTCGGAATCGAGCTTGTGAAGAGGATTAAGGAAAGTGGAGGGTTGGTAGTTAAGAACTGGGTCCACCAAAATGAGTTATTGGCTCATGACTCTGTTGGTGGGTTCTTGAGCCATGGTGGGTGGAACTCTATGATTGAGGCGGTGGTGAACGGTGTGCGGATACTTGTGTGGCCTCAGCTCGGCGATCAAGCGATTAGCGGACAAGTGTTGGAGACAGCTGGGATTGGGTTGTGGGATAGGAGTTGGGGTTGGGGAATGCAGAATCTTGTGAGAGGACAAGAGATTGCACACAAAGTTAAGGAGATGATGGACAGTGAATTGTTGAGACAAGCAGCTAAGCTGCTCAAGGAAGAGGCTAAGAAAGCTGCTATGGAATCGAGGACACTGAAGGAACTCGTAAAAAGATGGAGTTAA